From Peromyscus maniculatus bairdii isolate BWxNUB_F1_BW_parent chromosome 8, HU_Pman_BW_mat_3.1, whole genome shotgun sequence, a single genomic window includes:
- the Coro6 gene encoding coronin-6 isoform X3, producing MSRRVVRQSKFRHVFGQAAKADQAYEDIRVSKVTWDSAFCAVNPKFLAIIVEAGGGGAFIVLPLAKTGRVDKNYPLVTGHTGPVLDIDWCPHNDNVIASASDDTTVMVWQIPDYTPVRNITEPVITLEGHSKRVGILSWHPTARNVLLSAGGDNVIIIWNVGTGEVLLSLDDIHPDVIHSVCWNSNGSLLATTCKDKTLRIIDPRKSQVVAERFAAHEGMRPMRAVFTRLGHIFTTGFTRMSQRELGLWDPNNFEEPVALQEMDTSNGVLLPFYDPDSSIVYLCGKGDSSIRYFEITDEPPFVHYLNTFSSKEPQRGMGFMPKRGLDVSKCEIARFYKLHERKCEPIIMTVPRKSDLFQDDLYPDTPGPEPALEADEWLSGQDAEPVLISLKEGYVPPKHRELRITKRNILDVRPPAGPRRSQSASEAPLLQHTLETLLEEIKALRERVQAQEERITALENMLCELVDGTD from the exons ATGAGCCGGCGAGTGGTTCGGCAAAGCAAGTTCCGCCATGTGTTTGGTCAGGCAGCAAAGGCCGACCAGGCCTATGAGGACATCCGGGTATCCAAGGTCACCTGGGACAGTGCCTTCTGTGCCGTCAACCCCAAATTTCTGGCCATTattgtggaggctggaggtggaGGTGCCTTCATTGTCCTGCCTCTGGCCAAG ACAGGACGAGTGGATAAGAACTACCCTCTGGTCACTGGGCACACTGGCCCTGTATTGGACATTGACTGGTGCCCACACAATGACAACGTCATCGCCAGTGCCTCAGACGACACCACTGTCATG GTGTGGCAGATTCCAGACTACACCCCCGTGCGCAATATCACTGAGCCTGTCATCACCCTTGAGGGCCACTCCAAGCGCGTGGGCATCCTCTCTTGGCACCCTACTGCCAGGAATGTCCTGCTCAGTGCAG GTGGTGATAATGTGATCATCATCTGGAACGTGGGCACTGGAGAGGTACTGCTGAGCCTAGACGACATACACCCTGACGTCATCCACAGCGTGTGTTGGAACAGCAACGGTAGCCTGCTAGCCACTACCTGCAAGGACAAGACCCTGCGAATCATTGACCCCCGGAAGAGTCAAGTGGTGGCG gagaGGTTTGCAGCCCACGAGGGGATGAGGCCCATGCGGGCTGTCTTCACACGGCTGGGTCATATCTTCACCACGGGATTCACCCGCATGAGCCAGCGAGAGCTAGGCCTGTGGGACCCG AACAACTTTGAAGAGCCAGTGGCCCTGCAGGAGATGGACACAAGCAACGGGGTGCTGCTGCCATTCTATGATCCCGACTCCAGCATTGTCTACTTGTGTGGCAAG GGTGACAGCAGCATTCGGTACTTTGAAATTACGGACGAACCACCTTTTGTGCATTATCTGAACACGTTCAGCAGCAAAGAGCCGCAACGGGGCATGGGTTTCATGCCCAAGCGGGGACTGGATGTCAGCAAATGTGAAATCGCCAG GTTCTACAAGTTACACGAACGAAAGTGTGAACCCATCATCATGACTGTACCTCgaaag TCCGACCTGTTCCAGGATGACCTATACCCAGACACGCCCGGCCCTGAGCCAGCCCTGGAAGCAGATGAGTGGCTATCAGGTCAGGACGCAGAACCTGTACTTATTTCGCTGAAGGAAGGCTACGTACCCCCCAAACACCGCGAGCTCCGGATCACCAAGCGCAACATCCTAGACGTGCGTCCACCAGCGGGTCCCCGGCGCAGCCAGTCAGCCAGCGAAGCCCCCTTGTTG CAGCACACCCTGGAGACACTGCTGGAGGAGATCAAGGCCCTTCGGGAGCGGGTGCAAGCCCAGGAGGAGCGCATTACGGCTTTGGAAAACATGCTGTGCGAGCTGGTGGACGGCACGGACTAG
- the Coro6 gene encoding coronin-6 isoform X1 has product MSRRVVRQSKFRHVFGQAAKADQAYEDIRVSKVTWDSAFCAVNPKFLAIIVEAGGGGAFIVLPLAKTGRVDKNYPLVTGHTGPVLDIDWCPHNDNVIASASDDTTVMVWQIPDYTPVRNITEPVITLEGHSKRVGILSWHPTARNVLLSAGGDNVIIIWNVGTGEVLLSLDDIHPDVIHSVCWNSNGSLLATTCKDKTLRIIDPRKSQVVAERFAAHEGMRPMRAVFTRLGHIFTTGFTRMSQRELGLWDPNNFEEPVALQEMDTSNGVLLPFYDPDSSIVYLCGKGDSSIRYFEITDEPPFVHYLNTFSSKEPQRGMGFMPKRGLDVSKCEIARFYKLHERKCEPIIMTVPRKSDLFQDDLYPDTPGPEPALEADEWLSGQDAEPVLISLKEGYVPPKHRELRITKRNILDVRPPAGPRRSQSASEAPLLQQHTLETLLEEIKALRERVQAQEERITALENMLCELVDGTD; this is encoded by the exons ATGAGCCGGCGAGTGGTTCGGCAAAGCAAGTTCCGCCATGTGTTTGGTCAGGCAGCAAAGGCCGACCAGGCCTATGAGGACATCCGGGTATCCAAGGTCACCTGGGACAGTGCCTTCTGTGCCGTCAACCCCAAATTTCTGGCCATTattgtggaggctggaggtggaGGTGCCTTCATTGTCCTGCCTCTGGCCAAG ACAGGACGAGTGGATAAGAACTACCCTCTGGTCACTGGGCACACTGGCCCTGTATTGGACATTGACTGGTGCCCACACAATGACAACGTCATCGCCAGTGCCTCAGACGACACCACTGTCATG GTGTGGCAGATTCCAGACTACACCCCCGTGCGCAATATCACTGAGCCTGTCATCACCCTTGAGGGCCACTCCAAGCGCGTGGGCATCCTCTCTTGGCACCCTACTGCCAGGAATGTCCTGCTCAGTGCAG GTGGTGATAATGTGATCATCATCTGGAACGTGGGCACTGGAGAGGTACTGCTGAGCCTAGACGACATACACCCTGACGTCATCCACAGCGTGTGTTGGAACAGCAACGGTAGCCTGCTAGCCACTACCTGCAAGGACAAGACCCTGCGAATCATTGACCCCCGGAAGAGTCAAGTGGTGGCG gagaGGTTTGCAGCCCACGAGGGGATGAGGCCCATGCGGGCTGTCTTCACACGGCTGGGTCATATCTTCACCACGGGATTCACCCGCATGAGCCAGCGAGAGCTAGGCCTGTGGGACCCG AACAACTTTGAAGAGCCAGTGGCCCTGCAGGAGATGGACACAAGCAACGGGGTGCTGCTGCCATTCTATGATCCCGACTCCAGCATTGTCTACTTGTGTGGCAAG GGTGACAGCAGCATTCGGTACTTTGAAATTACGGACGAACCACCTTTTGTGCATTATCTGAACACGTTCAGCAGCAAAGAGCCGCAACGGGGCATGGGTTTCATGCCCAAGCGGGGACTGGATGTCAGCAAATGTGAAATCGCCAG GTTCTACAAGTTACACGAACGAAAGTGTGAACCCATCATCATGACTGTACCTCgaaag TCCGACCTGTTCCAGGATGACCTATACCCAGACACGCCCGGCCCTGAGCCAGCCCTGGAAGCAGATGAGTGGCTATCAGGTCAGGACGCAGAACCTGTACTTATTTCGCTGAAGGAAGGCTACGTACCCCCCAAACACCGCGAGCTCCGGATCACCAAGCGCAACATCCTAGACGTGCGTCCACCAGCGGGTCCCCGGCGCAGCCAGTCAGCCAGCGAAGCCCCCTTGTTG CAGCAGCACACCCTGGAGACACTGCTGGAGGAGATCAAGGCCCTTCGGGAGCGGGTGCAAGCCCAGGAGGAGCGCATTACGGCTTTGGAAAACATGCTGTGCGAGCTGGTGGACGGCACGGACTAG
- the Coro6 gene encoding coronin-6 isoform X5, whose translation MSRRVVRQSKFRHVFGQAAKADQAYEDIRVSKVTWDSAFCAVNPKFLAIIVEAGGGGAFIVLPLAKTGRVDKNYPLVTGHTGPVLDIDWCPHNDNVIASASDDTTVMVWQIPDYTPVRNITEPVITLEGHSKRVGILSWHPTARNVLLSAGGDNVIIIWNVGTGEVLLSLDDIHPDVIHSVCWNSNGSLLATTCKDKTLRIIDPRKSQVVANNFEEPVALQEMDTSNGVLLPFYDPDSSIVYLCGKGDSSIRYFEITDEPPFVHYLNTFSSKEPQRGMGFMPKRGLDVSKCEIARFYKLHERKCEPIIMTVPRKSDLFQDDLYPDTPGPEPALEADEWLSGQDAEPVLISLKEGYVPPKHRELRITKRNILDVRPPAGPRRSQSASEAPLLQQHTLETLLEEIKALRERVQAQEERITALENMLCELVDGTD comes from the exons ATGAGCCGGCGAGTGGTTCGGCAAAGCAAGTTCCGCCATGTGTTTGGTCAGGCAGCAAAGGCCGACCAGGCCTATGAGGACATCCGGGTATCCAAGGTCACCTGGGACAGTGCCTTCTGTGCCGTCAACCCCAAATTTCTGGCCATTattgtggaggctggaggtggaGGTGCCTTCATTGTCCTGCCTCTGGCCAAG ACAGGACGAGTGGATAAGAACTACCCTCTGGTCACTGGGCACACTGGCCCTGTATTGGACATTGACTGGTGCCCACACAATGACAACGTCATCGCCAGTGCCTCAGACGACACCACTGTCATG GTGTGGCAGATTCCAGACTACACCCCCGTGCGCAATATCACTGAGCCTGTCATCACCCTTGAGGGCCACTCCAAGCGCGTGGGCATCCTCTCTTGGCACCCTACTGCCAGGAATGTCCTGCTCAGTGCAG GTGGTGATAATGTGATCATCATCTGGAACGTGGGCACTGGAGAGGTACTGCTGAGCCTAGACGACATACACCCTGACGTCATCCACAGCGTGTGTTGGAACAGCAACGGTAGCCTGCTAGCCACTACCTGCAAGGACAAGACCCTGCGAATCATTGACCCCCGGAAGAGTCAAGTGGTGGCG AACAACTTTGAAGAGCCAGTGGCCCTGCAGGAGATGGACACAAGCAACGGGGTGCTGCTGCCATTCTATGATCCCGACTCCAGCATTGTCTACTTGTGTGGCAAG GGTGACAGCAGCATTCGGTACTTTGAAATTACGGACGAACCACCTTTTGTGCATTATCTGAACACGTTCAGCAGCAAAGAGCCGCAACGGGGCATGGGTTTCATGCCCAAGCGGGGACTGGATGTCAGCAAATGTGAAATCGCCAG GTTCTACAAGTTACACGAACGAAAGTGTGAACCCATCATCATGACTGTACCTCgaaag TCCGACCTGTTCCAGGATGACCTATACCCAGACACGCCCGGCCCTGAGCCAGCCCTGGAAGCAGATGAGTGGCTATCAGGTCAGGACGCAGAACCTGTACTTATTTCGCTGAAGGAAGGCTACGTACCCCCCAAACACCGCGAGCTCCGGATCACCAAGCGCAACATCCTAGACGTGCGTCCACCAGCGGGTCCCCGGCGCAGCCAGTCAGCCAGCGAAGCCCCCTTGTTG CAGCAGCACACCCTGGAGACACTGCTGGAGGAGATCAAGGCCCTTCGGGAGCGGGTGCAAGCCCAGGAGGAGCGCATTACGGCTTTGGAAAACATGCTGTGCGAGCTGGTGGACGGCACGGACTAG
- the Coro6 gene encoding coronin-6 isoform X2 produces the protein MSRRVVRQSKFRHVFGQAAKADQAYEDIRVSKVTWDSAFCAVNPKFLAIIVEAGGGGAFIVLPLAKTGRVDKNYPLVTGHTGPVLDIDWCPHNDNVIASASDDTTVMVWQIPDYTPVRNITEPVITLEGHSKRVGILSWHPTARNVLLSAGGDNVIIIWNVGTGEVLLSLDDIHPDVIHSVCWNSNGSLLATTCKDKTLRIIDPRKSQVVAERARPHEGARPLRAVFTADGKLLSTGFSRMSERQLALWDPNNFEEPVALQEMDTSNGVLLPFYDPDSSIVYLCGKGDSSIRYFEITDEPPFVHYLNTFSSKEPQRGMGFMPKRGLDVSKCEIARFYKLHERKCEPIIMTVPRKSDLFQDDLYPDTPGPEPALEADEWLSGQDAEPVLISLKEGYVPPKHRELRITKRNILDVRPPAGPRRSQSASEAPLLQQHTLETLLEEIKALRERVQAQEERITALENMLCELVDGTD, from the exons ATGAGCCGGCGAGTGGTTCGGCAAAGCAAGTTCCGCCATGTGTTTGGTCAGGCAGCAAAGGCCGACCAGGCCTATGAGGACATCCGGGTATCCAAGGTCACCTGGGACAGTGCCTTCTGTGCCGTCAACCCCAAATTTCTGGCCATTattgtggaggctggaggtggaGGTGCCTTCATTGTCCTGCCTCTGGCCAAG ACAGGACGAGTGGATAAGAACTACCCTCTGGTCACTGGGCACACTGGCCCTGTATTGGACATTGACTGGTGCCCACACAATGACAACGTCATCGCCAGTGCCTCAGACGACACCACTGTCATG GTGTGGCAGATTCCAGACTACACCCCCGTGCGCAATATCACTGAGCCTGTCATCACCCTTGAGGGCCACTCCAAGCGCGTGGGCATCCTCTCTTGGCACCCTACTGCCAGGAATGTCCTGCTCAGTGCAG GTGGTGATAATGTGATCATCATCTGGAACGTGGGCACTGGAGAGGTACTGCTGAGCCTAGACGACATACACCCTGACGTCATCCACAGCGTGTGTTGGAACAGCAACGGTAGCCTGCTAGCCACTACCTGCAAGGACAAGACCCTGCGAATCATTGACCCCCGGAAGAGTCAAGTGGTGGCG GAGCGAGCCCGGCCTCACGAGGGCGCCCGCCCGCTGCGGGCCGTCTTCACCGCAGACGGGAAGCTGCTCAGCACCGGCTTCAGCAGGATGAGTGAGCGGCAACTCGCACTCTGGGACCCG AACAACTTTGAAGAGCCAGTGGCCCTGCAGGAGATGGACACAAGCAACGGGGTGCTGCTGCCATTCTATGATCCCGACTCCAGCATTGTCTACTTGTGTGGCAAG GGTGACAGCAGCATTCGGTACTTTGAAATTACGGACGAACCACCTTTTGTGCATTATCTGAACACGTTCAGCAGCAAAGAGCCGCAACGGGGCATGGGTTTCATGCCCAAGCGGGGACTGGATGTCAGCAAATGTGAAATCGCCAG GTTCTACAAGTTACACGAACGAAAGTGTGAACCCATCATCATGACTGTACCTCgaaag TCCGACCTGTTCCAGGATGACCTATACCCAGACACGCCCGGCCCTGAGCCAGCCCTGGAAGCAGATGAGTGGCTATCAGGTCAGGACGCAGAACCTGTACTTATTTCGCTGAAGGAAGGCTACGTACCCCCCAAACACCGCGAGCTCCGGATCACCAAGCGCAACATCCTAGACGTGCGTCCACCAGCGGGTCCCCGGCGCAGCCAGTCAGCCAGCGAAGCCCCCTTGTTG CAGCAGCACACCCTGGAGACACTGCTGGAGGAGATCAAGGCCCTTCGGGAGCGGGTGCAAGCCCAGGAGGAGCGCATTACGGCTTTGGAAAACATGCTGTGCGAGCTGGTGGACGGCACGGACTAG
- the Coro6 gene encoding coronin-6 isoform X4 produces the protein MSRRVVRQSKFRHVFGQAAKADQAYEDIRVSKVTWDSAFCAVNPKFLAIIVEAGGGGAFIVLPLAKTGRVDKNYPLVTGHTGPVLDIDWCPHNDNVIASASDDTTVMVWQIPDYTPVRNITEPVITLEGHSKRVGILSWHPTARNVLLSAGGDNVIIIWNVGTGEVLLSLDDIHPDVIHSVCWNSNGSLLATTCKDKTLRIIDPRKSQVVAERARPHEGARPLRAVFTADGKLLSTGFSRMSERQLALWDPNNFEEPVALQEMDTSNGVLLPFYDPDSSIVYLCGKGDSSIRYFEITDEPPFVHYLNTFSSKEPQRGMGFMPKRGLDVSKCEIARFYKLHERKCEPIIMTVPRKSDLFQDDLYPDTPGPEPALEADEWLSGQDAEPVLISLKEGYVPPKHRELRITKRNILDVRPPAGPRRSQSASEAPLLQHTLETLLEEIKALRERVQAQEERITALENMLCELVDGTD, from the exons ATGAGCCGGCGAGTGGTTCGGCAAAGCAAGTTCCGCCATGTGTTTGGTCAGGCAGCAAAGGCCGACCAGGCCTATGAGGACATCCGGGTATCCAAGGTCACCTGGGACAGTGCCTTCTGTGCCGTCAACCCCAAATTTCTGGCCATTattgtggaggctggaggtggaGGTGCCTTCATTGTCCTGCCTCTGGCCAAG ACAGGACGAGTGGATAAGAACTACCCTCTGGTCACTGGGCACACTGGCCCTGTATTGGACATTGACTGGTGCCCACACAATGACAACGTCATCGCCAGTGCCTCAGACGACACCACTGTCATG GTGTGGCAGATTCCAGACTACACCCCCGTGCGCAATATCACTGAGCCTGTCATCACCCTTGAGGGCCACTCCAAGCGCGTGGGCATCCTCTCTTGGCACCCTACTGCCAGGAATGTCCTGCTCAGTGCAG GTGGTGATAATGTGATCATCATCTGGAACGTGGGCACTGGAGAGGTACTGCTGAGCCTAGACGACATACACCCTGACGTCATCCACAGCGTGTGTTGGAACAGCAACGGTAGCCTGCTAGCCACTACCTGCAAGGACAAGACCCTGCGAATCATTGACCCCCGGAAGAGTCAAGTGGTGGCG GAGCGAGCCCGGCCTCACGAGGGCGCCCGCCCGCTGCGGGCCGTCTTCACCGCAGACGGGAAGCTGCTCAGCACCGGCTTCAGCAGGATGAGTGAGCGGCAACTCGCACTCTGGGACCCG AACAACTTTGAAGAGCCAGTGGCCCTGCAGGAGATGGACACAAGCAACGGGGTGCTGCTGCCATTCTATGATCCCGACTCCAGCATTGTCTACTTGTGTGGCAAG GGTGACAGCAGCATTCGGTACTTTGAAATTACGGACGAACCACCTTTTGTGCATTATCTGAACACGTTCAGCAGCAAAGAGCCGCAACGGGGCATGGGTTTCATGCCCAAGCGGGGACTGGATGTCAGCAAATGTGAAATCGCCAG GTTCTACAAGTTACACGAACGAAAGTGTGAACCCATCATCATGACTGTACCTCgaaag TCCGACCTGTTCCAGGATGACCTATACCCAGACACGCCCGGCCCTGAGCCAGCCCTGGAAGCAGATGAGTGGCTATCAGGTCAGGACGCAGAACCTGTACTTATTTCGCTGAAGGAAGGCTACGTACCCCCCAAACACCGCGAGCTCCGGATCACCAAGCGCAACATCCTAGACGTGCGTCCACCAGCGGGTCCCCGGCGCAGCCAGTCAGCCAGCGAAGCCCCCTTGTTG CAGCACACCCTGGAGACACTGCTGGAGGAGATCAAGGCCCTTCGGGAGCGGGTGCAAGCCCAGGAGGAGCGCATTACGGCTTTGGAAAACATGCTGTGCGAGCTGGTGGACGGCACGGACTAG
- the Coro6 gene encoding coronin-6 isoform X6 encodes MSRRVVRQSKFRHVFGQAAKADQAYEDIRVSKVTWDSAFCAVNPKFLAIIVEAGGGGAFIVLPLAKTGRVDKNYPLVTGHTGPVLDIDWCPHNDNVIASASDDTTVMVWQIPDYTPVRNITEPVITLEGHSKRVGILSWHPTARNVLLSAGGDNVIIIWNVGTGEVLLSLDDIHPDVIHSVCWNSNGSLLATTCKDKTLRIIDPRKSQVVANNFEEPVALQEMDTSNGVLLPFYDPDSSIVYLCGKGDSSIRYFEITDEPPFVHYLNTFSSKEPQRGMGFMPKRGLDVSKCEIARFYKLHERKCEPIIMTVPRKSDLFQDDLYPDTPGPEPALEADEWLSGQDAEPVLISLKEGYVPPKHRELRITKRNILDVRPPAGPRRSQSASEAPLLQHTLETLLEEIKALRERVQAQEERITALENMLCELVDGTD; translated from the exons ATGAGCCGGCGAGTGGTTCGGCAAAGCAAGTTCCGCCATGTGTTTGGTCAGGCAGCAAAGGCCGACCAGGCCTATGAGGACATCCGGGTATCCAAGGTCACCTGGGACAGTGCCTTCTGTGCCGTCAACCCCAAATTTCTGGCCATTattgtggaggctggaggtggaGGTGCCTTCATTGTCCTGCCTCTGGCCAAG ACAGGACGAGTGGATAAGAACTACCCTCTGGTCACTGGGCACACTGGCCCTGTATTGGACATTGACTGGTGCCCACACAATGACAACGTCATCGCCAGTGCCTCAGACGACACCACTGTCATG GTGTGGCAGATTCCAGACTACACCCCCGTGCGCAATATCACTGAGCCTGTCATCACCCTTGAGGGCCACTCCAAGCGCGTGGGCATCCTCTCTTGGCACCCTACTGCCAGGAATGTCCTGCTCAGTGCAG GTGGTGATAATGTGATCATCATCTGGAACGTGGGCACTGGAGAGGTACTGCTGAGCCTAGACGACATACACCCTGACGTCATCCACAGCGTGTGTTGGAACAGCAACGGTAGCCTGCTAGCCACTACCTGCAAGGACAAGACCCTGCGAATCATTGACCCCCGGAAGAGTCAAGTGGTGGCG AACAACTTTGAAGAGCCAGTGGCCCTGCAGGAGATGGACACAAGCAACGGGGTGCTGCTGCCATTCTATGATCCCGACTCCAGCATTGTCTACTTGTGTGGCAAG GGTGACAGCAGCATTCGGTACTTTGAAATTACGGACGAACCACCTTTTGTGCATTATCTGAACACGTTCAGCAGCAAAGAGCCGCAACGGGGCATGGGTTTCATGCCCAAGCGGGGACTGGATGTCAGCAAATGTGAAATCGCCAG GTTCTACAAGTTACACGAACGAAAGTGTGAACCCATCATCATGACTGTACCTCgaaag TCCGACCTGTTCCAGGATGACCTATACCCAGACACGCCCGGCCCTGAGCCAGCCCTGGAAGCAGATGAGTGGCTATCAGGTCAGGACGCAGAACCTGTACTTATTTCGCTGAAGGAAGGCTACGTACCCCCCAAACACCGCGAGCTCCGGATCACCAAGCGCAACATCCTAGACGTGCGTCCACCAGCGGGTCCCCGGCGCAGCCAGTCAGCCAGCGAAGCCCCCTTGTTG CAGCACACCCTGGAGACACTGCTGGAGGAGATCAAGGCCCTTCGGGAGCGGGTGCAAGCCCAGGAGGAGCGCATTACGGCTTTGGAAAACATGCTGTGCGAGCTGGTGGACGGCACGGACTAG